The Granulicella sibirica genome has a segment encoding these proteins:
- a CDS encoding DNA topoisomerase IB: MESVEVVVDPVQSARDAGLRYVYDSRPGIGRKKAAKGFRYVGTGGMPVRDKETLGRIKSLAIPPAWEDVWICSSANGHLQATGRDAKGRKQSRYHPRWREVRDEAKYERMMAFGKALPAIRARVDHDLKLPGLPRLKVLATIVRLLETTFIRVGNEEYARENKSYGLTTMRNKHVNVDGSTVTFAFSGKSGVKHSIDVNDRRLAKIVKRCLDVPGYELFQYVDHDGMRHSLDSGDVNEYLREISGEHFTAKDFRTWAGTVLACMMLREFEAFETERQAKTNVVRAIESVAEKLGNTPSVCRKCYVHPAVLECYLSGSMRETVKQRVEQEIEKHELRQEEVAVMGLLQERLG, encoded by the coding sequence ATGGAGTCAGTTGAGGTTGTTGTCGATCCGGTTCAGTCGGCGAGGGATGCGGGGCTGCGGTATGTGTACGACAGCCGACCGGGGATCGGGAGGAAGAAGGCGGCGAAGGGGTTTCGCTATGTTGGGACCGGCGGGATGCCGGTAAGGGATAAGGAGACGCTGGGGCGGATCAAATCGCTTGCGATTCCTCCGGCGTGGGAGGATGTGTGGATCTGCTCGTCGGCGAACGGGCATCTGCAGGCCACGGGGAGGGATGCCAAGGGGCGAAAGCAGAGCCGGTATCATCCGCGGTGGCGAGAGGTTCGGGATGAAGCGAAGTACGAGAGGATGATGGCGTTCGGGAAGGCGCTTCCGGCGATTCGGGCGCGGGTGGACCATGATTTGAAGCTGCCGGGATTGCCGCGTTTGAAGGTGCTGGCTACGATCGTGCGGCTGCTGGAGACTACGTTTATCCGGGTGGGGAACGAGGAGTATGCGCGGGAGAACAAGTCTTACGGGTTGACTACGATGCGGAACAAGCATGTGAATGTCGATGGATCGACGGTGACGTTTGCTTTCTCGGGCAAGAGCGGGGTGAAGCATTCTATCGACGTGAATGACCGGCGGCTGGCGAAGATCGTGAAGAGGTGCCTAGATGTTCCGGGGTATGAGCTGTTTCAGTATGTCGACCACGATGGGATGAGGCACTCGCTCGATTCGGGGGATGTGAATGAGTATCTACGGGAGATATCGGGGGAGCACTTTACGGCGAAGGATTTTCGGACCTGGGCAGGGACGGTGTTGGCTTGCATGATGCTGCGGGAGTTCGAGGCGTTTGAGACGGAGAGGCAGGCCAAGACGAACGTGGTGCGGGCGATTGAGTCGGTCGCGGAGAAGCTGGGGAATACGCCTTCGGTTTGCCGGAAGTGCTATGTGCATCCGGCGGTGCTGGAGTGCTATTTGAGTGGGTCGATGCGGGAGACGGTGAAGCAGAGGGTGGAACAGGAGATAGAGAAGCATGAGCTAAGGCAGGAAGAAGTGGCGGTGATGGGGTTGTTGCAGGAGCGGCTGGGTTAG
- a CDS encoding anti-sigma factor has product MSRHLTETELNSLTDSALTPDQAIEVHKHLAECPTCTSAALTQMLLKSATARAGQRYPTPTGLSERLLSTPTERPHLRTSPSSTSAWFAWATAAAVLLVSVLVGSFQYRTTQRTQSNALLSEVCDQHINALASTAPPQVISTDRHTVKPWFQGKIPFTFNLPEILPEGATLDGANLTYLEHRPVAQLLYSIGKHHVSVFVQEKETASHPMQAAEERSGFHLRSFTSADLEFTAISDVDAPRLESLTASIRNAQTPN; this is encoded by the coding sequence ATGAGCAGACACCTCACCGAAACCGAACTCAACTCCCTGACCGACTCCGCCCTCACACCCGATCAGGCAATCGAAGTCCATAAGCATCTTGCGGAATGCCCCACCTGCACCAGCGCCGCCCTCACACAAATGCTTCTTAAATCAGCGACCGCAAGAGCAGGCCAACGCTACCCCACGCCTACAGGTCTCAGCGAACGCCTCCTCAGCACCCCCACCGAGCGCCCACACCTCCGCACTTCCCCATCGAGCACCTCCGCCTGGTTCGCCTGGGCCACAGCCGCCGCCGTCTTGCTCGTCTCCGTACTCGTCGGCTCCTTCCAGTACAGGACGACGCAGCGCACCCAAAGCAACGCACTCCTCTCCGAAGTCTGCGATCAACACATCAACGCCCTCGCCTCCACCGCTCCTCCGCAGGTCATCTCCACAGATCGTCACACCGTCAAGCCATGGTTCCAGGGAAAGATCCCCTTCACCTTCAACCTGCCCGAGATCCTCCCCGAGGGCGCCACACTCGACGGAGCCAACCTCACCTACCTCGAGCACCGTCCCGTCGCCCAACTTCTCTACAGCATCGGCAAGCATCACGTCTCCGTCTTCGTTCAGGAGAAAGAAACCGCCAGCCATCCCATGCAAGCCGCCGAAGAGCGCTCAGGCTTCCATCTCCGCTCCTTCACCTCCGCCGACCTCGAGTTCACCGCCATCAGCGACGTCGACGCCCCTCGCCTCGAATCCCTCACCGCCTCCATTCGCAACGCCCAGACTCCCAACTAA
- a CDS encoding sigma-70 family RNA polymerase sigma factor: protein MTLLPWRREATVNKPRPSGFEDLVTPLLPALYNHASWLARNPSDAEDLVQESYLKALRGFSGFESGTNFKAWIFRILRNTYLTSRTGLAARRTVALEDELSEAQGLYPEAAIDRETPEILLLRLSDRAAVEAAMEALPPPLLEVILLCDVEEMKYKEIATVLEIPIGTVMSRLSRARLALRTTLQATSAAKGARA, encoded by the coding sequence ATGACCCTTCTGCCATGGAGACGCGAAGCCACTGTCAACAAGCCCAGGCCCTCAGGCTTTGAGGACCTCGTGACTCCCCTGCTTCCCGCCCTCTACAACCACGCCTCCTGGCTCGCCCGCAATCCGTCCGACGCCGAAGACCTCGTACAGGAGAGCTATCTCAAGGCCCTTCGCGGCTTCTCTGGATTCGAGTCCGGAACCAACTTCAAAGCCTGGATCTTTCGCATCCTGCGCAATACCTACCTCACCTCGCGCACCGGCCTCGCCGCCCGCCGCACCGTCGCCCTCGAAGACGAACTCAGCGAAGCGCAAGGGCTCTACCCCGAAGCCGCGATCGATCGCGAAACCCCCGAAATCCTTCTCCTCCGTCTCAGCGACCGAGCCGCTGTCGAAGCCGCCATGGAAGCTCTGCCTCCGCCTCTGCTCGAAGTCATCCTGCTCTGCGATGTGGAAGAGATGAAGTACAAGGAGATAGCAACCGTGTTGGAGATCCCGATCGGAACCGTGATGTCGCGGCTGTCGCGAGCGAGACTTGCCCTCAGAACCACCCTGCAAGCCACATCCGCAGCAAAGGGGGCAAGAGCATGA
- a CDS encoding metallophosphoesterase family protein, whose product MKKHGTPADMATQPDETMAQDGIDRRNFLSCMAWAGTGLIWTMAGGVPASKMFAATGGGQAAHGASGFSFVQISDSHIGFKKAANQDVVGTLKVAIDKINALPMTPDLLLHTGDITHSSKAAEFDAAQQLVGSAKAGQTFYVPGEHDTATDDGVMYRERFGKGTQGSGWYSFDHKGVHFVGLNNCLQIDALGRLGPEQLAWLKKDLAGLPASTPIVVFAHIPLWMVYPDWGWGTQDGAEALSYLKRFGSVTVLNGHIHQVVQKVEGNVAFHTATSTAFPQPEPGKAAGPGPMVVPAGKLRSVLGITEVQYIARHSHLAIVDSSLAEKA is encoded by the coding sequence ATGAAGAAACACGGTACACCCGCAGACATGGCGACTCAACCGGACGAGACGATGGCGCAGGATGGCATCGATCGTCGTAACTTTCTTTCGTGCATGGCATGGGCGGGCACGGGGCTGATCTGGACGATGGCCGGTGGCGTTCCGGCTTCGAAGATGTTCGCCGCGACGGGCGGCGGGCAGGCGGCACATGGGGCTTCGGGATTCAGTTTCGTGCAGATCAGCGATAGCCATATCGGGTTCAAGAAGGCGGCGAACCAGGATGTCGTGGGAACGCTGAAGGTCGCGATCGATAAGATCAATGCGCTTCCGATGACTCCTGACCTGTTGCTGCATACGGGAGATATTACGCACTCATCGAAGGCGGCGGAGTTCGATGCGGCGCAGCAGTTGGTCGGGAGTGCGAAGGCGGGGCAGACGTTCTATGTTCCGGGCGAGCATGACACGGCGACGGATGACGGTGTGATGTATCGGGAGCGCTTTGGCAAAGGGACGCAGGGCAGCGGGTGGTACAGCTTCGACCATAAGGGCGTGCATTTTGTGGGGTTGAATAACTGCCTGCAGATCGATGCGCTGGGGAGACTGGGGCCGGAGCAGCTTGCGTGGTTGAAGAAGGACCTGGCGGGTTTGCCGGCTTCGACTCCGATCGTGGTGTTTGCGCATATCCCGCTGTGGATGGTGTATCCGGATTGGGGATGGGGGACGCAGGACGGGGCGGAGGCTCTCTCATATCTGAAGCGGTTCGGGTCAGTGACGGTGCTGAATGGACATATCCACCAGGTGGTGCAGAAGGTGGAGGGCAATGTGGCGTTCCATACGGCGACGTCGACTGCGTTTCCTCAGCCTGAGCCGGGGAAGGCCGCGGGGCCGGGTCCGATGGTGGTGCCTGCGGGCAAGCTGCGGAGCGTGCTTGGGATAACCGAGGTGCAGTACATCGCGAGGCATAGTCATTTGGCGATTGTGGATAGTTCGCTTGCGGAGAAGGCATAG
- a CDS encoding heme-binding domain-containing protein gives MRTLVIGCFSVLTSSLLLARVHPFGDAGLYQRRVGVKSVAEQAGIPPGVRETLAAKCADCHSMQARTPVYGRFAPVSWLMERDIVEAREKLNLSRWDDYSPEERETFRAQILQQTTKGKMPLAQYRLIHWGSRITDTEQEGLLAWAKADQGAGQQTAPSEGDPERGRAVFQSRCIGCHSLERSREGPALGGVFGRKAGSVPGFEYSAPLKSSGIVWDEVSLEKWLTDPDALVPGNNMDFHVPRAQERADLVRFFREGSK, from the coding sequence GTGAGAACGTTGGTGATTGGGTGCTTTAGTGTGTTGACGAGTTCTCTGCTGCTGGCCCGGGTTCATCCGTTTGGGGATGCGGGCCTGTATCAGAGACGAGTGGGCGTGAAGAGTGTGGCGGAGCAGGCGGGCATTCCGCCGGGGGTGCGGGAGACGCTGGCGGCGAAGTGCGCGGATTGCCACTCGATGCAGGCGAGGACTCCGGTGTATGGGAGGTTCGCGCCGGTGTCGTGGCTGATGGAGAGGGACATTGTCGAGGCGCGGGAGAAGCTGAACTTATCAAGGTGGGATGATTATTCTCCGGAGGAGCGGGAGACGTTCCGGGCGCAGATTCTGCAGCAGACTACGAAGGGAAAGATGCCGCTCGCGCAGTATCGGCTCATCCACTGGGGCAGCAGGATTACGGATACGGAACAGGAGGGCTTGCTTGCGTGGGCGAAGGCGGATCAGGGGGCCGGTCAGCAGACGGCTCCTTCGGAGGGAGATCCGGAGCGGGGGAGGGCTGTCTTTCAAAGCCGCTGCATTGGCTGCCACTCACTTGAGAGGAGCCGGGAAGGGCCGGCGTTGGGTGGGGTCTTCGGACGGAAGGCTGGATCGGTTCCGGGGTTCGAGTACTCGGCTCCTTTGAAGAGCTCGGGGATTGTTTGGGATGAGGTGAGTCTGGAGAAATGGCTTACGGACCCAGATGCGCTGGTGCCGGGGAACAATATGGACTTTCATGTGCCGCGGGCGCAGGAGCGGGCGGATCTGGTGAGGTTCTTTCGGGAGGGTTCGAAGTAG
- a CDS encoding esterase/lipase family protein codes for MQEVSFRPIVYVRGYAMTQSEVDATVDDPFYGFNVGSTHFRVNQNGGSSFFAFESPLLRLATDYGYSDAFSGTRQTAAQIDRPARTVWIFRYYDDTSRTFDDRPGGYRLTIEEAAMRLLTFIEQIRKETGSEKVYLVAHSMGGLVCRCLMEKILREKGREGAEAMIDKFVTFGTPHGGIEFAVGNGILERTRDWLGIKDQDNFGRQRLYEFLTPKSGSRSVKTAKKVVFEFDPRTMREGAFSVDRVLCIVGTNARDYEVAYGLSRWSVGPQSDGLVQIENAWVHGAHRAYVHRSHSGRYGMVNSEEGYQNLRRFLFGEVKVQTTLMDFDLAFDAVTYEGREKAYHFEVAIAFRAFQCFCTRGRCRTSVR; via the coding sequence ATGCAAGAGGTATCGTTCCGACCGATTGTTTACGTCCGCGGCTATGCGATGACGCAGTCCGAGGTTGATGCGACCGTAGACGACCCGTTTTACGGGTTCAATGTGGGTTCGACCCACTTTCGCGTCAACCAGAATGGCGGGTCGAGCTTCTTTGCATTTGAAAGCCCCCTGCTTCGCTTAGCAACGGATTACGGCTACAGTGATGCTTTTTCCGGGACTCGGCAGACGGCAGCCCAGATAGACCGGCCGGCAAGGACAGTGTGGATCTTTCGCTATTACGACGACACGTCGCGGACTTTCGACGACCGCCCGGGAGGGTACCGGCTGACGATTGAAGAGGCCGCGATGCGTCTTCTCACGTTTATCGAGCAGATACGAAAGGAGACGGGTTCGGAGAAGGTGTACCTTGTGGCTCACTCGATGGGTGGCTTGGTTTGCCGCTGCCTGATGGAGAAGATCCTGAGGGAAAAAGGGAGAGAAGGCGCCGAAGCGATGATCGATAAATTCGTGACGTTCGGGACGCCACATGGTGGGATTGAGTTCGCCGTGGGGAATGGAATTCTGGAGCGGACGAGGGATTGGCTTGGGATTAAGGATCAGGACAACTTCGGTAGACAGAGGCTGTACGAGTTCCTGACGCCGAAGAGCGGTTCCCGATCAGTGAAGACGGCAAAGAAGGTTGTCTTTGAGTTCGACCCGCGGACGATGAGGGAGGGGGCATTTTCAGTGGATCGAGTGCTTTGTATCGTAGGTACGAACGCACGGGACTACGAAGTGGCGTACGGGTTGTCGCGGTGGTCGGTGGGACCGCAGAGCGACGGCCTGGTGCAGATCGAAAATGCATGGGTGCATGGAGCGCACCGGGCGTACGTGCATCGGTCGCACAGCGGACGCTACGGTATGGTGAACTCCGAGGAGGGATATCAGAATTTGCGGCGGTTCCTGTTCGGGGAGGTGAAGGTGCAGACTACGCTGATGGATTTCGATCTCGCCTTCGACGCTGTGACGTACGAGGGACGAGAGAAGGCGTATCACTTTGAGGTCGCTATCGCGTTCAGAGCCTTCCAATGCTTCTGCACCAGAGGAAGATGTCGCACTTCAGTCCGGTGA
- the recR gene encoding recombination mediator RecR gives MATRFAEPMTRLIDELRKLPGIGTRTAQRLAFHVLRSSNEDADALARAIRELKAHLRLCSTCNNITDVDPCTFCTSPTRNQAQICVIEEPTNIATIEKTRSYNGVYHVLHGTLSPIGGVGPEQLRIANLLTRLPNIDETILALSPTTEGEATSAYLAHELRRAKPTLKITRIATGVPAGSDIEYADEVTMTRALEGRRDF, from the coding sequence ATGGCCACCCGCTTCGCCGAGCCGATGACCCGCCTCATCGACGAACTCCGCAAGCTCCCCGGCATCGGCACCCGAACCGCCCAGCGCCTCGCCTTCCACGTCCTCCGTTCCTCCAACGAAGACGCCGACGCCCTCGCCCGCGCCATCCGCGAACTCAAGGCTCACCTCCGCCTCTGCTCCACCTGCAACAACATCACCGACGTCGATCCCTGCACCTTCTGCACCAGCCCCACCCGCAACCAGGCCCAGATCTGCGTCATCGAAGAGCCCACCAACATCGCCACCATCGAGAAGACCCGCAGCTACAACGGCGTCTACCACGTCCTCCACGGCACACTGTCCCCGATAGGCGGAGTAGGCCCCGAGCAGCTCCGCATAGCCAACCTCTTAACCCGCCTCCCCAACATCGACGAGACCATCCTGGCCCTAAGCCCCACCACCGAAGGCGAAGCCACGTCAGCCTATCTGGCTCACGAGTTACGCCGCGCCAAACCCACCCTCAAGATCACAAGAATAGCCACCGGTGTCCCCGCCGGCTCCGACATCGAGTACGCCGACGAAGTCACGATGACCCGCGCCCTAGAAGGCCGCCGCGACTTCTAA
- a CDS encoding YbaB/EbfC family nucleoid-associated protein: MDFSDLSKMKDMLSQAQAMQSEMEQKLSETVVEGTSGGGLVTVRMNGRKEVLRLKIAPTAMGSSAADLELLEDLITAAVNEAGRKADDAMKSSTAGMLGGLGLPGLT; this comes from the coding sequence ATGGACTTCTCAGACCTCAGCAAGATGAAAGACATGCTCTCCCAGGCCCAGGCCATGCAGAGCGAGATGGAGCAAAAGCTCTCCGAAACCGTCGTCGAAGGCACCTCCGGCGGAGGCCTCGTCACCGTCCGCATGAACGGACGCAAGGAAGTCCTGCGCCTCAAGATCGCCCCCACCGCCATGGGCAGCAGCGCCGCCGATCTCGAACTCCTCGAAGACCTCATCACCGCCGCCGTCAACGAAGCCGGACGCAAGGCCGACGATGCCATGAAGTCCTCCACCGCCGGAATGCTCGGCGGCCTCGGCCTCCCAGGACTCACCTAA
- the dnaX gene encoding DNA polymerase III subunit gamma/tau has translation MNEEGQSLPEQPMAYQVLARKYRPKRFADVAGQDHVTVTLMNALTQQRIAHGYIFSGHRGIGKTTIARILAAALNCRNPIGSELRPNAEPCEVCESCTEIRAGNAVDVIEIDAATNRGIDEIRELRDAARYAPSRDRYKIYILDEAHQITDAAFNALLKTLEEPPDHVIFMMATTQPEDIPQTVRSRCQHFSFHAVKLVDILGELRAIAAHEQVDADEAALSLLAEAGDGSMRDALSIMDQAIASAPVTDGRARLDAQQIRELMGTVPNAVFERILEAVDQNRSAEVMTVANQLLDAGNSPAQLARQAVRYLRNCVIAKISGITPESTEGAAELLQISPDEQRRTARSAALFTEEELTRFLQTMLRTFDELGYRQEQRFHFELGLLKLVHLRRLLPVEQVLSQLSSGQASSTPRPATPRPTPTPSRPAPPPANPSPTNTFEPAKPAFSPFGADTNRKRFEGIESGHQPTPPKPTPVPTAAPVPPPIPVAAPIPVPAPTPTPSVAEVPEPLVPATPVIAIPEAPAPVAAPIAPAPVAAPIAAEIAEPAPEPITISAAAEAPSKPTPEENDPATRLQNAAVDALTAAGSQTSAADALTDATWEISEGELKIQTELSKTMLRVVINPEAEKVLRLAIRTAGSGELKLSLLPIGDKPIAEKKARAPRSGSAQAKAMEHPVVQRAQSLFHAEIRNVIDLRSDD, from the coding sequence ATGAACGAGGAAGGCCAAAGCCTCCCCGAACAACCCATGGCCTACCAGGTTCTAGCCCGCAAGTACCGCCCCAAGCGCTTCGCCGACGTCGCCGGACAGGACCACGTCACCGTCACGCTGATGAACGCGCTTACCCAGCAGCGCATCGCCCACGGCTACATCTTCTCCGGCCACCGCGGCATCGGCAAAACCACAATCGCCCGCATCCTCGCCGCCGCTCTCAACTGCCGCAACCCCATCGGCAGCGAGCTCCGCCCCAACGCCGAGCCATGCGAAGTCTGCGAGTCCTGCACCGAGATCCGCGCCGGAAACGCCGTCGACGTCATCGAGATCGACGCCGCCACCAATCGCGGCATCGACGAGATCCGCGAACTCCGCGACGCCGCCCGCTACGCGCCATCCCGCGACCGCTACAAGATCTACATCCTCGACGAGGCCCATCAGATCACCGACGCCGCCTTCAACGCCCTCCTCAAGACCCTCGAGGAGCCACCAGATCACGTCATCTTCATGATGGCCACCACCCAGCCCGAGGACATCCCCCAGACCGTCCGCTCCCGCTGTCAGCACTTCAGCTTTCACGCCGTCAAGCTCGTCGACATCCTCGGGGAACTCCGCGCCATCGCCGCCCACGAGCAGGTCGACGCCGACGAAGCCGCCCTCTCCCTCCTCGCCGAAGCCGGCGACGGCAGCATGCGCGACGCACTCAGCATCATGGACCAGGCCATCGCCTCCGCCCCTGTCACCGACGGAAGAGCCCGCCTCGACGCCCAGCAGATCCGCGAGCTCATGGGCACCGTCCCCAACGCCGTCTTCGAACGCATCTTGGAAGCAGTAGATCAAAACAGGTCAGCGGAGGTCATGACGGTAGCCAACCAGCTCCTCGACGCCGGCAACTCCCCCGCCCAGCTCGCCCGTCAGGCCGTCCGCTACCTCCGCAACTGCGTCATCGCCAAGATCTCCGGCATCACCCCCGAATCCACCGAAGGCGCCGCCGAGCTCCTCCAAATCTCCCCCGACGAGCAGCGCCGCACCGCCCGCTCCGCCGCCCTCTTCACCGAGGAAGAGCTCACCCGCTTCCTCCAGACCATGCTCCGCACCTTCGACGAGCTAGGCTATCGCCAGGAGCAGCGCTTCCACTTCGAACTAGGCCTCCTGAAGCTGGTCCACCTCCGCCGCCTCCTCCCAGTCGAGCAGGTCCTCAGCCAGCTCTCCAGCGGCCAGGCCAGCTCCACCCCACGCCCCGCCACGCCCCGCCCAACCCCCACCCCATCACGCCCTGCACCGCCCCCCGCGAACCCATCCCCCACCAACACCTTCGAACCAGCCAAACCAGCCTTCTCCCCCTTCGGAGCCGACACCAACCGCAAGCGCTTCGAAGGCATCGAGTCCGGGCACCAACCCACCCCACCGAAGCCGACCCCCGTCCCAACCGCCGCTCCCGTCCCCCCCCCCATCCCCGTAGCCGCCCCCATTCCGGTCCCCGCTCCAACCCCGACCCCCTCCGTCGCCGAAGTACCCGAGCCCCTTGTTCCCGCTACACCCGTCATAGCAATCCCCGAAGCCCCGGCGCCGGTAGCCGCCCCGATAGCACCCGCACCGGTAGCCGCTCCCATAGCAGCCGAGATCGCCGAGCCCGCGCCCGAGCCGATAACCATAAGCGCCGCCGCCGAAGCCCCATCGAAGCCCACCCCCGAAGAGAACGACCCCGCCACCCGCCTCCAGAACGCCGCCGTCGATGCCCTCACCGCAGCCGGCAGCCAGACCTCCGCCGCCGACGCCCTCACCGACGCCACCTGGGAGATATCCGAGGGCGAACTCAAGATCCAGACCGAGCTCTCCAAAACCATGCTCCGCGTCGTCATCAACCCCGAAGCCGAAAAGGTCCTACGCCTCGCCATCCGCACCGCCGGCTCCGGCGAACTCAAGCTCTCGCTCCTCCCCATCGGCGACAAGCCCATCGCCGAAAAGAAAGCCCGCGCCCCCCGCAGCGGCTCCGCCCAGGCCAAAGCCATGGAGCACCCCGTCGTCCAGCGTGCCCAGAGCCTCTTCCACGCCGAAATCCGCAACGTCATCGATCTAAGATCCGACGACTAA
- a CDS encoding DUF4386 domain-containing protein has translation MTAAKRTISPQVYARLSGVLYLINIACGLFGEVTRGKLIIPGDPAATAHHILASESLFRLTIAGDLVMHITDVPMAILFYVLLKPVSKDLSALAALFGMLQTAILCANKLNLITVLFLLTGNGLQSFTPSQLQSFASLSLELHESGFGVGLIFFGVSCLITAYLLYRSEYFPKALGILQAMAGVSYLINSFTLILNPTLATRMFPAIVIPAFIGELATCLWLITKGINVTKWNHRIAAGPLIQGPADA, from the coding sequence ATGACCGCCGCAAAGCGAACCATCTCGCCTCAGGTCTACGCCCGGCTCAGCGGCGTCCTCTATCTCATCAACATCGCCTGCGGCCTCTTCGGCGAAGTCACCCGCGGCAAACTCATCATCCCCGGCGACCCCGCCGCCACCGCCCACCACATCCTCGCCTCCGAATCCCTCTTCCGCCTCACCATCGCCGGCGACCTCGTCATGCACATCACCGACGTCCCCATGGCGATCCTCTTCTATGTCCTCCTCAAGCCCGTCAGCAAAGACCTCTCCGCCCTCGCCGCCCTCTTCGGCATGCTCCAGACCGCAATCCTCTGCGCCAACAAGCTCAACCTCATCACCGTCCTCTTCCTCCTCACCGGCAACGGCCTCCAATCCTTCACCCCGTCCCAACTCCAGTCCTTCGCCTCCCTCTCCCTCGAACTCCACGAGTCCGGCTTCGGCGTAGGCCTCATCTTCTTCGGAGTCAGCTGCCTCATCACCGCCTACCTCCTCTACCGCTCCGAGTACTTCCCCAAAGCCCTCGGCATCCTGCAGGCCATGGCCGGAGTCAGCTACCTCATCAATAGCTTCACCCTCATCCTCAACCCCACCCTCGCCACCCGCATGTTTCCCGCCATCGTCATCCCCGCCTTCATCGGAGAACTAGCCACCTGCCTCTGGCTCATCACAAAAGGCATCAACGTTACAAAATGGAACCACCGCATCGCAGCCGGTCCACTGATCCAGGGCCCAGCCGACGCATAG
- a CDS encoding SET domain-containing protein, producing MLPTLVIRSSAIHAAGCYTTRTLRKGVRVCEYEGPRMTKAVADERYADRFVTYLFGYGTEDMVIDGFGTPMFFNHSCAPNCESEEIDGHIYISTLRPIKAGEELTYEYNLYDSDDATADCHCGAPNCRGTMFSPLELKRRARLARAAKRAATTNS from the coding sequence GTGCTCCCCACCCTCGTCATCCGCTCCTCCGCCATCCACGCCGCCGGCTGCTACACCACCCGCACCCTTCGCAAGGGCGTTCGCGTCTGCGAGTACGAAGGCCCCCGCATGACCAAGGCCGTCGCCGACGAGCGCTACGCCGACCGCTTCGTCACCTACCTCTTTGGCTACGGCACCGAAGACATGGTCATCGACGGCTTCGGAACCCCCATGTTCTTCAACCACTCCTGCGCTCCCAACTGCGAGTCCGAAGAGATCGACGGCCACATCTACATCTCCACCCTCCGCCCCATCAAAGCCGGCGAAGAGCTCACCTACGAGTACAACCTCTACGACTCCGACGACGCCACCGCCGACTGCCACTGCGGAGCCCCCAACTGCCGCGGAACGATGTTCAGTCCCCTCGAACTCAAGCGCCGAGCCCGTCTCGCCCGCGCCGCCAAACGAGCCGCCACAACCAACTCCTAA
- a CDS encoding MOSC domain-containing protein — MPAIGRVASVTRYPVKSMAGEVVGRGYLNEHGLEHDRLYAFESSGAPAGMLRLTGKERREMLRYRPRVLTDSAVAVLTPSGDSYRVDSAEMLAYLRDNIAGANRILLTLEATPQTDVRPLSLLSIETVEALSSELGEAVDARRFRANLMVSMEGGAYAEDGLVERVIQIGSEARVMVRERTPRCRFVTYDPDAPEVGEPMFSMMKMLERQHQGRVGVYASVVRVGWVESGDEISVVG; from the coding sequence ATGCCGGCGATCGGGCGAGTTGCGTCGGTGACGCGGTACCCGGTGAAGAGCATGGCGGGTGAGGTGGTTGGGCGGGGCTACCTCAACGAGCATGGGCTTGAGCATGACCGGCTGTATGCGTTTGAGAGCTCGGGTGCGCCTGCAGGGATGCTGCGCCTGACGGGCAAAGAGCGGCGGGAGATGCTGCGGTATCGGCCTCGTGTGCTGACGGATAGTGCGGTGGCGGTTCTCACTCCGAGCGGGGATAGCTATCGGGTTGATTCCGCGGAGATGCTTGCCTACTTGCGGGACAATATTGCCGGCGCGAACAGGATTTTGTTGACGCTTGAGGCTACTCCGCAGACGGATGTGAGGCCGCTGTCTTTGCTTTCCATCGAGACGGTGGAGGCGCTTTCGTCGGAACTTGGTGAAGCGGTGGATGCGCGGAGGTTTCGGGCGAACCTGATGGTGTCGATGGAGGGCGGGGCTTACGCCGAAGATGGACTGGTGGAGCGGGTGATTCAGATTGGGAGCGAGGCGCGGGTGATGGTTCGGGAGCGGACTCCGCGGTGCCGGTTTGTTACCTATGACCCAGATGCTCCGGAGGTAGGAGAGCCGATGTTTTCCATGATGAAGATGCTGGAGCGGCAGCACCAGGGTCGGGTGGGGGTGTATGCGTCGGTGGTGAGGGTGGGGTGGGTTGAGAGTGGGGATGAGATTTCAGTGGTCGGGTGA